GGGAAGTTTATCTCCCGATATCGATGCCAATAAGGCGATCATCACCCGAAAATTCTTCAAATATTTCGGTCTGTTGTCTGGCGTTATCTGCTCCATTATTCTTTTCAAGAAAGTGGAGTATTATCATGTTGTCGTGATTATAGGCGGTTCCTGGGCCTTGAGCGTGTATGTTATCAAGCCTATATTCAATCAATACACGAAGCATAGAGGATTGTTTCACTCGATTCCCGCAGGCATGGTGATCTCCGGATTATTCGGACACCTGATACTCTGGCTCAACAACTACCGAAGAGAGTTGAAAATCTCAAAATTCGATGATGAATTCGTCAAATTCGCGGCATTGGCCTTTTTGCTGGGTTATATACTTCATCTCATCATAGATGAAATTTGGAGTCTTAAGGGAATGAAGTCTTCATTAGGAACAGCCCTCAAAGTTTATGAGCAAAAGAAAGCTCCAAGCTATATTTTAATGTACTTGATCGCCATGGGATTATACGCTACGATCCTCCCTATCAAATGGAAAAAACTTCTTTTTATCAGCGGATTTTGAGACAAAAATCAAGCAAAAGACACCTGTTGATCACTAAATATTCGGAATAAAGTCAAAATCTTACATGATTTTATTTTCACCCATACCACCAACATATGACAAATGTCATTGATTTTGATGTTCACTATCAAGGATATTTGTGAACAAGTTCAAATAATTCATATACGTTCTTTGTTTGGGAAAACAATTATTTGAATTAATTCTAAATTAATACTAAATGGCTCAATTTTACACAAGATTTACGTTTTAATGACGTAATTTTGAAGTGAGAGGGGAGAAAAGCTATGTACAATAATTTTAAAACCACCAGTCTTTCTTACAAGCATGCGCCGATAGAAGTGCGAGAGCTTGTCGCCTTGGATGAAACAGCCTGCAAAAGTCTGCTCAGAATGATCAAGGAGCATACAGACATTTCTGAGGTGTTGATTTTATCCACGTGCAACAGAACAGAATTTTACTATTGCGCAGATGAAGATCGCACAGTGGAACTGGTGAAATTATTATGCATCCACAAAGGCTACTCAGACTCTTCAAGCATTTTACCTTTTTTCCATTGCATAGACGATAATTACGAAGCTCAAAAATACTTCTTCAGGGTATCTATGGGACTTGAGGCGAAAGTGATCGGAGATATTCAGATTTCCAATCAAATCAAAAGAGCCTACCAATGGTGCGCTGACGAGGAATGCGTTGGTCCGTTTTTGCACAGATTATTACATACCATATTCTATAGCAATAAAAGAGTTTCTCAAGAAACAGCTTTCAGAGATGGAGGTGCTTCTGTAGCCTATGTTGCGGCTGAAATGGCGGAGGACTTCGCCAGTCAAATCATCACGCCAAAAATCCTAGTATTAGGCGTAGGAGAAATAGGAACGGATGTATGCAAAAACCTTGAAACAGTTCCTGAAGGCACTGAGGTTTATATCATGAACAGAACGCGCTCGAAAGCTGAAGCTTTAGCGGAAGAATGCGGTCATCAAGTGATGGACTTCAGCCGAATGAAAGAAGCTGTTCAGGAGTGCGATGTGATCATCTGCTCTATCGCAGCGGATTCGCCATTCATTACCAAGAACATGGTGGAATCGCTTAATATTCCGGGATACAAAATGTTCATCGACCTCTCTGTGCCTAGAAGCATAGAATTGGGTGTGGAGACTGTTCCGGGCGTAGTGCTTCAAAACATTGACACGATCTCTGAGAAAACGAACAAAGCCGTTCAAAAAAGAATCGCTTCCATACCTGATGTTGAGCGAATCATCGAAGAGACTTTGGATGAATTTGGTGACTGGAGCAAGGAGATGACTGTGTCTCCTACCATCAAGAAGATGAAAGACGCTCTGGAGCAAATCAGAAAAGAAGAGATGGCTCGATACCTCAAAAAAGCCAGCGACAAAGAAGCCAAGATGATCGATCAAGTAACCAAGTCAATGATCCAAAAAATCATGAAGCTTCCTGTATTGCAATTAAAAGCAGCTTGTAAAAGAGACGAGGCAGAGACTCTTATCGATGTTCTTAACGATTTGTTCGACTTGGAAAAAGCCGCTGAAAAGACTCCAAGACAATAAGCTTTATTTATCGCGATTATTTTCACTTAACAATCTATTTCGATCTAATGACAGCTCGTTAGACGATAATCAATATATGCGCAAAAATAATTGCGACCATATCCTGCATAAAGTTTTTATTTAAATCAAAAAAAGGCCAAGCTGAGTGATACGCTTGACCTTCCAAGGGGAATTTAAAAGGGAAATTAATCTTCGTTATGCATTTTAAAAAAACCTATAGCGGTTTGCCCCAATCTTTGTTTGGTTGATCTCCAAGCCAAATTTCCAATAAACCTCCTTTTGTATAGTCGTCATGGCTAAACTGAAAAGCCTCATGATTATCTCCATTCAACTTAACCGATTGGATATACATATTCTCTTTACTATTGTTATGCGTCTTGATCACAAAGCTTTCTCCTGAATAGTAATCCGAATTCAACTGAATAGTGATCTGATCGAACACAGGACTTGTAATGTCATACTTAGGCTTTTGCTCCAAGCTGCCTTTCACGTCAAACAACCCTATCGACATCAAAGCGCTCACGCCACCCATCTGCCCTTGATCTTCATCATGGCCTCCGTAGCCTTTATCCGGAGTAATTCCTCCATAAGCTTGCTCATTGACTTTTCTCACCCAATACTGTGTCAAATAAGGCTTGCCCGCATGGCTGAACACATGGGCATTGGAACAACCCGGCTGGTTCGCATAACTAACATAGCCATCGCTATAGCCAAAGACAAAGTCATCGCCTTCGGCCTGTTCAAAAGCATGATTAAGCTTATCCGAAAACTGATCCTTGCCTCCCATTAAGTCCACTAATTGAGGTATCGCATGAGAAATCCCCCATGTGCCTTGCCAAGCATTCGCTTCTATCCAGCCTGAACCATTCAAAGGATCGTCATGTAACCATTGTCCGTTCGCAGTCTTTGGAAACAAGAGTTTTTGATCTTCCCTGAAAATCTGCTTCCAGCCCTTGGAACGTCTTTCAAATTCTCTGGCATCTGACTTTTTTCCTAGCTTGACAGCCACTTGAGCCAATCCCCAATCCTGAAACGCCCATTCAATCGTTTTACCGGCATTATCAGGGCACCATCCATTCTTGATATAAAATTCCAAATCCTCGGAACTTTCAAAACTCATCATTCCTCCCGGCAAATGATTGGATTTCATCAATTTAAAAGCATCGGCAGGCTTGGCTTTCGTCAAAAGGTCTTTCATGATAGCACTTGAAAGCATATTGGAGGCAGGAGTTCCTGTCATAATAAACGAGTATCCGCCCACACACGCACCTCTAGGCAATAGCTTTCCATTTTTAGCATATTGAACCAAGCAAGCTGAGAAATCATCCAAAACTTCCGGCCACGCCAGTCCCCAAAGCACATTCAGATTCCACTGAGTCAACCACAAGGCATCAAAGCTATACATGTTGAATTTCGCTTTGCCATTCTTATCCATAGGCAGTTTGCGAACTTTCTTGGATACGGAAGTTCTCTTATCAACATATTCTCCATGCGTGTAATCAGGATAATATCCATTGGCGTCGTTGATGATATGCCTTCCTAACAACACATGCCATAAATCGGTGTAAAATTTAGTTTTCTGAGGAATCGTACCGCCTTGCACATCAATCTTAGCCATCTTTTCATTCCATATAAGCTGAGTCTCCGATTTCACTTTGTCAAAATCCCAATGGCTGAGTTCATTCTCCAAGTTGTAGATCGCATTTTCCACACTTGTGAATGATATGCCTATTTTCATTTTCAAGGTTCCTATTCCCTCTTGGAATTTCAAATTGAGCCTAGCTTCATTGCCCTTTACGGAAGACTTCCCTTCTGTCAAAGCATCGCCAACCCAAGAATCAGCGTCTTGAATCGGATGATCAAATTCAACCACGCAGTAAACATCAATGGAATCTGGTCCTCCCCAAAATCTATCCACCGACTTAAGACTTCCAACAAGTCTTTGATCAGATACTTGTTTCAGGTCTGCTTCCGTCATCGTCGCATTTCCAAGTTTGCTGCCCAGATCAACGATCATGCGGGGCTCAACTTCTGCGTCCACATAATTCATTCGATAAAACGAGACTCTTTCCGTCGCTGTATACTCCGTCCAAACATTGTATCTTTCAAGAAACAGTTTATGATACCCTGGTTGGATGACCTCATTTTCATGCTTGAAAGCCGATTTCCACGACTCTTCTCCGCCGCCAACTTCCACATCGCCGACATTAGGCATTATATTCACACCCGAAATCATCCAATCATTGATCTGGTTGAAACCTCTTATCTCCATAGAGTTGTAATTGTAACCTCCACCTCCTTGATTTTTATTTCGAGTATACGCGGCAGCGGCTACCATACCAAATGGCCGAGCTCCCGGAGTGCAATAAAACCATCTGCCTCTGGTCGTTTCAATATACGGATCAACCCAACTAACATAATCCTCAAAATCCTCTTGCGCTTGATAAACCTCAAACTCCGATAAACCTATATCTTTGCCCTCACCATCAGTCGCTTCAAATTTCACCCAAGAGATTTCCTTGGTAGGGAAAGTGATTTCCTTTGCAGATCCATCCACTGGAATAGCTGTGACGCTTATAGTACTGCCATCGCTAAAGTGCAAAGTCCCTCCAATCAAATTCTCATTAATATCAGGTCGGTCATAAAGCCTAATCTTATTCGTTTTGACTGGCTTTTCCCAATCTAGCTGAACCCAAGGCAAATACATCACTCCCCAAGAGTGCACATAGCCTTTGCAAGCCCATTCTCCTTTGCCTTTTTCCATGATGATCCCATCAATCACATGATCAGGCCCAAAGTCCTCAGATAGGTAACTG
The Aureibacter tunicatorum DNA segment above includes these coding regions:
- a CDS encoding metal-dependent hydrolase, which codes for MAGFTGHSIAGGVAGVAASIASVELLKLNINEAIIIGLLFYLGSLSPDIDANKAIITRKFFKYFGLLSGVICSIILFKKVEYYHVVVIIGGSWALSVYVIKPIFNQYTKHRGLFHSIPAGMVISGLFGHLILWLNNYRRELKISKFDDEFVKFAALAFLLGYILHLIIDEIWSLKGMKSSLGTALKVYEQKKAPSYILMYLIAMGLYATILPIKWKKLLFISGF
- the hemA gene encoding glutamyl-tRNA reductase, which translates into the protein MYNNFKTTSLSYKHAPIEVRELVALDETACKSLLRMIKEHTDISEVLILSTCNRTEFYYCADEDRTVELVKLLCIHKGYSDSSSILPFFHCIDDNYEAQKYFFRVSMGLEAKVIGDIQISNQIKRAYQWCADEECVGPFLHRLLHTIFYSNKRVSQETAFRDGGASVAYVAAEMAEDFASQIITPKILVLGVGEIGTDVCKNLETVPEGTEVYIMNRTRSKAEALAEECGHQVMDFSRMKEAVQECDVIICSIAADSPFITKNMVESLNIPGYKMFIDLSVPRSIELGVETVPGVVLQNIDTISEKTNKAVQKRIASIPDVERIIEETLDEFGDWSKEMTVSPTIKKMKDALEQIRKEEMARYLKKASDKEAKMIDQVTKSMIQKIMKLPVLQLKAACKRDEAETLIDVLNDLFDLEKAAEKTPRQ
- a CDS encoding GH92 family glycosyl hydrolase encodes the protein MRALSIAIIAMFVNLAAYATPSNIAPQAKVSASSYLSEDFGPDHVIDGIIMEKGKGEWACKGYVHSWGVMYLPWVQLDWEKPVKTNKIRLYDRPDINENLIGGTLHFSDGSTISVTAIPVDGSAKEITFPTKEISWVKFEATDGEGKDIGLSEFEVYQAQEDFEDYVSWVDPYIETTRGRWFYCTPGARPFGMVAAAAYTRNKNQGGGGYNYNSMEIRGFNQINDWMISGVNIMPNVGDVEVGGGEESWKSAFKHENEVIQPGYHKLFLERYNVWTEYTATERVSFYRMNYVDAEVEPRMIVDLGSKLGNATMTEADLKQVSDQRLVGSLKSVDRFWGGPDSIDVYCVVEFDHPIQDADSWVGDALTEGKSSVKGNEARLNLKFQEGIGTLKMKIGISFTSVENAIYNLENELSHWDFDKVKSETQLIWNEKMAKIDVQGGTIPQKTKFYTDLWHVLLGRHIINDANGYYPDYTHGEYVDKRTSVSKKVRKLPMDKNGKAKFNMYSFDALWLTQWNLNVLWGLAWPEVLDDFSACLVQYAKNGKLLPRGACVGGYSFIMTGTPASNMLSSAIMKDLLTKAKPADAFKLMKSNHLPGGMMSFESSEDLEFYIKNGWCPDNAGKTIEWAFQDWGLAQVAVKLGKKSDAREFERRSKGWKQIFREDQKLLFPKTANGQWLHDDPLNGSGWIEANAWQGTWGISHAIPQLVDLMGGKDQFSDKLNHAFEQAEGDDFVFGYSDGYVSYANQPGCSNAHVFSHAGKPYLTQYWVRKVNEQAYGGITPDKGYGGHDEDQGQMGGVSALMSIGLFDVKGSLEQKPKYDITSPVFDQITIQLNSDYYSGESFVIKTHNNSKENMYIQSVKLNGDNHEAFQFSHDDYTKGGLLEIWLGDQPNKDWGKPL